CAAAAGGGTATCCGCAGCCACCAAGGCGTTCACCGTCAAAAGTCCCAGCGAAGGAGGGCAATCCATGAAGACCAAATCAAAATCCTTGAAGGCACCACGATGCCTGGCGAGCCTGGTCTCCCTGCTTATGACCCCCGCCAACTCCACTTCTGCAGCCGCCAAATCAAGGGTCGCCGGCAAAGCCCATACTCCTTCCCACTCCGTAGGAATTATGACATCCTTGGGCTTTGCCTTGTCCAGGACCAAATGATAGACGTTCTTCTTCACTGCCTTGGCGTCTATTCCTAAGCCACTGGTGCTGTTTCCCTGGGGATCCATGTCTATGACCAGCACCTTCTTACCTTTACGGCCCAACTCTGCAGCGAGGTTGACACAGCACGTGGTTTTCCCAACCCCACCCTTTTGATTAGCAACAGCAACAGCCTTCAACGAACACACCTCCACCAGTGCAGTTTCTGAGCTCGCCCCGGTTTCCTAGGAAAAGTTTTTGGGCAGTACTCCTCTTTTTTCCAGACCACCAGGAACAAGTTCTTTTCACCCAGCCTGTAAGAATATATTTCTGGTTCCGAAAGGCCCAATTTATTCCACGATGGCCCCACTTCCTTAAGCTCTTCCTCTACCTTGGGCCCCTTGAAACAAAGAAGGATTCCCCCTTTCATCACCAAGGGGGACATATACTCTGCACAAAGGCCTAGATGTCCCACTGCACGGGTGGCCGCTGCTGAAAACCTCTCCCTATTTTCCGCAGCAAAGATCTCTGCCCTGTCGCATACCACGAAAGCATTCTTCAGCCCTAGGTTTCTTATCATCTCACCGACGGCAGCGCACTTCTTATGCACGCTGTCGAGGAGATAGACATTCAGGTGGGGACGGCATATCGCCCAAAGCATTCCTGGAAGCCCACCACCAGTTCCCACATCTACAGCGCTGCCAATCTCCGGGATAAGGGGTAACGAAAATCCACAATCCAAAAGATGTTCATTCCAGATCTTAGATGGATCTCGCTCCCCAGTGAGTCTAGAAGTGGAGTTCATCGCAGAAAGAATATGGACGTATGTTTCAAGGGTGTCCTCGTTCCTTTGGATCTCCGGCATTATATCTTCAATGTGGATCTCTGCCTTGATTTTTATGATTTTCACTCCTTTATCCCGCAGGAATAAATTTGCTCATATAATAATAACACTCACAGGAATTCTTTTGCACCTTCAAGGTTCTCTAAATTTGACCTAAAAGGAGGAATGTAAAGTGGGAAGCACTCTTGTAAGGTCGGGCAACATCATATCCTTGCGGCTGGAAGACGGAAGCGACTTGCTTCCAGAGCTCAAACACTTGCTGGAAAAGGAAGCAGTAAAGGGCGCAGTCATACTCTCGGCCATAGGTATGCTCAGAAACTTCACCATCGGATGGCTGGGGCCTGAAGGATACGTCAAAAAGGAATACAACGAACCCTATGAGCTTTTGAGCATCAGTGGAACCGTGAACATTATGGAGGACGGAGGAGTGTTCATCCACCCCCACGCAGCCCTTTCCGGCCGCGACCATTCTACCGTAGGAGGGCATCTTTTCAGCGGAGTGGTTCACAACACCCTCGAAGCAGTATTACTTGTTCCAGAGGGCGTCTCTTACTACCGAAAAGAACTGGAAGAGGGAGGGTACAAAAAATTCTGCCCGCAAAGAGAGGAAAATTAAGACGTTTACTTTGGCTGCTAGTTCCTATAATATTATTTGCCCAATTATTCATGGGGCTTCCTGCAGAGGCCTATCTGCAGGAAGCCTTTGCCGTAAAGGTATATGATGGCGACACCATTGAGGTAATCCTTCCAGACGGAAGCAAGAAAAAGGTGCGGTACCTCGGAATAGACACCCCAGAGCTTCATCACCCTCAAAGGGGGGAGGAGGAGCTCGGCAAAATTGCAGCAGCCTTCAACGCTCAGCTTGTCATGAAAAAGGCCATAATACTCGAAGTGGACGTTCAACCTTACGACAGGTACGGGAGACTTCTTGCATGGGTCTGGCTATCCCCAAAAAACAAGGACCTTTTGGTGAACGAAATCATAACCAGAAACGGGCTTGCTATGCCTTTTACCCTAAGCCCCAACGTCAAATATACAGATCGCATAATAAGAGCTTTCCGATTGGCCTTCAAGGAAAGAAAAGGGTTTTGGGACAAAGCCTGCCGAAGGGTTTTCACCTCCGAACAGGCTTGGAACGAACTTCCCTCATTGGCGGGGAAATTTATAACCCTGAAGCTCACCATACGGGAGATAGAACGGTCGTCCAACAAGGTATCCCTCGTGGATATGAACGGAAAGATGAGAGTAGTGATATACAACGATGACCTTCCCCGGTTCTCCAAAACGAAATTCGAAAAGAACCTAACGCTGTACGTTGCGGGAAAGCTCAGGACAAGCTTCCAGGGAGGGCAAATGAAACTGGCTGACCCCATACAGATAATCAAGATGAAACATTAACCCCAAAGTTTTTCACAACTAAATGCCAACTTGTCCACTAGAATATCCACAAATCCACATATTTTTCCACTCTTGTTTCCACTTATCCACATGTATGGGTCTATGTTTCACGTGAAACATTTTCTCCGGCTGGTGTGTTTCACGTGAAACGTATATCCTTAATCATCCTCAAGTAGTATAATTTCCCTGTGGGAGTGTTGCATTTATATACGTATTTTTCCTGATGTTTTATGCTTTATTTTCTGCAAAAATAGACATCGTATAGGCTTTTCAACCTAAACCCAACATCTGAATACATCTGGCAGGATCACCTGTTCTGTGAGGAGATAGATGGAAATGAAAAAATACATGAAGATTCTGTTCGTAAGCCTCTCTATAGCATTCATCGCTTTTGGAGGAGGGGTTTTGTATCTCTCCCAAAAGGATGTGGCTGTAGATTATGCCAAGGCCAGTGCCCAGCGCATGGCCTCAGAAAAGCTGGGAGCCACTCTTTCTGTGGGCAAGATCTCTGGGAACCCTATTCGGGGATATACCGTCTCAGGTATATCACTAAATAAAGACGGTATCCTCATAACCAAGGCTCGGGGGTTGTCTCTAAAACTTGACCCCCTAGCCCTACTGTTAGGTAAGACCAAAGTGCGAAGCGTTAAGTTGAGTGGAGGAGAGATTTTCGCTGATAACCTTCCCTCTTTGTTTACAGGTCAAGAAGAAAAGACCCTTGAAAAGCTACCCGACATAAAGCTCTCCATTGTCCAAAGCACTATACGAACGAAAGAATCCTCCGTAGGCCTTGACTCTGTAAGGCTTTCCTCGAGCAATGGGGCCCTTTCCCTTCACGGCAAGGTTTCATTCAAAGGGCTCTCCTCTGAACTTGAGGGAAGGGGTAGCTTCAAAAACGGCAAGCTTTCCCTGGAGAGGTTCAAAGCGACCATAGGTAAGGGAAATATCGAAGTTAAGGGAGATATTTACCCTACGGTGGCATGCACAGGCAAGGTCTCTGACCTTGACTTAGAAGTTGTATCCTTTTTGTGGCCCGCCCTGAAGGATAAAGGCTTCAGTGGAAGTTTCTCCACGTCCCTTGAAATCGAGGGGCCATGGCGTGAAGTGGGTCTCAGGGGAAGTTTGAGCATGGACAAAGGGCAAATATGGGGCATACCTGTAGAGGGACTTAGATCCAACTGGTGGAGTAGAGGCAGGAAACTATGGTTTGAGGACATATCTGGCTTCGCAAATAACTCTAAGGTCTCTGGAAAGCTTGGAATGCTCTTTAGCGCCCTTCCCCCGGAGCTTTACTTCGATTTGGATGTACAAGATGGGGAACTGGTCCAATGGACTAAAACCTTCCCTTGGCTGGGGTTTGCTTCAGGAAGCATAGAAAAGGCCCATATAGGCTTCGCAGTGAAAAGGGGCAAAGTGGTGGGGCCCGCGCGGGTTGAGGCCTCCTCCGTGACCATGGCTGGACAACCCATAGAAAACCTTACAGCCACGCTGGACTTCAAGGAAAACTATACATCCTTGGTCACCATTTCAGGCAGGTGGCTTGATGCTCCTGTAGCTGGTTCAGGGATAATCCGCATAAAAGAAGGGCCTTATTTTGACTTTACCCTTTCTGGAAAGGGTATCGCACTGAACAAGGCTAGAACCATCGTTCCCGTGGAGGGCATGAAACTTGAGGGCCTTGCGGGCGGTACCGTGAGAATAAGTGGAACTCCAGGCAAAATTTCGTCAGATGGCAAGCTTTGGTCTGAAAAGATAAGGGTGATGGGACATCTGATAGAGAATCCTGCAGTGGAGTTTGCCTATTCCAATTCCATGCTGCAGGTTAAAGACTTGTCCGCAACGTGGAACAGCCTACCTATACGGGGGTCGGGGAAAATATCCGGATTGGGCACCCAGAAGGCATCTTTGCTCTTCAGCGGAACTGGAGGAAAGGTAAACCTATCGAAAGTCCTGCAGGCTGCAGGGATATCCATCCCCAACTTGAAAGGTGAGGTTTCAACTTCATGGAAGGTAACTGGAAGCATAAGCAACCCTGATATCTCCCTGAGCTTCTCATCTAGCTTTATAAAGGGACCTTACGACATAGAGCTTTCGGACATCACCATGTGGACCGACCTTCCCTTATCGGCCATAAGCCAAAGGACCCCAACGGCAAAGATCTCCTTCAAGGCCCAAAAGGGAAGCCTAAGGGGCCTCCATACTGGCCCTATCTCAGGCAAAGCATCATATTCTCAGAAAGAAGTACTTTTAGAAGGACTATCCTTAAGCCTGTGGGATAGCCAGTTGACAGCTAAAGGCAAAATCCTCATGCCCCAGAAAGAGAAAGAAGCGCCCCACATGGAGTTTGAGGGCTCCGTAGAGAAGGCCAATCTGGCCAAAATGGGGGAGCCCTTCAAACTGCCCTTGAAAGGAACACTGAACGGCACCTTCAAAGTTACGGGAAGCCTCCTTTCCCCCGAGGTCGCAGCGAGTTTTTTGTGCGACGAACTGACCTTTAGGGACTATTCTTTCAGTAACGCAGAAGGTCAAATATCCGTGAAGGATGGGATAGCCAAGATAGTTAAAGGCACCGCTCGAATAGGGGAGGGAACCGTCTCCGTAAAGGGCTCTTTCCCCATTAAAAAGGAGAAAGATGCGGACTTGTCCCTTTCCATAGAGGGCAACAACCTGGATCTTGCTCTTTTTACCAAGGAATCCCGACAAGCAAGGGCCATGAACCTAGGTGGGTTGATCAACCTAGCAGTTGAGGCTTCAAGGAGCAGAGGCGATTGGTCAGGTAGTGGCGAGATTAATTCCGACACCATAAAACTTCACGGTTTAACGATAAGCAACTTCCACGCTCCTTTATCCTTCTCCGGTGACTTCCTTAAGGTCTACAAGGCCAAGGGGACCTTCTACGGGGGAAGCGCCACTGCGGACGCTCTCTTCAACCTAAGGACGGGCAAGTGGTCCGCCATGATCGCAACCTCCAACACCAACATCGAGGGAGTAGTGAAGGACGCCTTGAGCCTCAAGGGCAAGGTCACGGGGAAAGGCGACCTGAACCTCAACCTAGAAGGATCCTTTACCAAACCCATGCCCATAAAGGGAAATGGTCGTTTCTCCGCAAAGGACGGAGAGATATCGGATTTCAAGGCTATCAAGATAATAGCTGCACCCCACGGCCTTTCGTCCATCCGCTACAGCAACGTGGAAACCTACTTCAACATCTTGGGCAACACCCTCACTTTGATGCCTGGAAGCCGCATGACGGCCTATCCTCAGGATCCCTTGTACCGGTACCTCACCGCCGACGGGACCCTGGGGCCTGGTTCAAGCATAAACTTAAACTGCAGTGGCAACATAAACATGCAGACCCTCAATGCCCTGGTGGGGGCCATACAGGGAATAATGGGATCAGACATACAAAACCCACAAGAGCTCCTTTCTGGCCTCTTGGGAGGCCTGGTTGGGGGGCTGTCGAAACAGGACTTCCGGGACGTTTCCTTCCACGTTTCCGGAACGTGGGAGAAACCTATGATATCCAACATAAAGGTCTATTCTCCTGCAAAGAGTCAGCCTATACCTGAAGACAATACAGACCCATCGGTGAAAGATGACCAGACCAAGGTCAACATAAACATCCCCACCAATGGGTCTGACGAGAGCGTTGGCGATCAGCTGAAACAGCAAATACTGGAACAGATATTCAAACAGTCTGTACCCAGCGAATAGGCACCGAAACTAGTACTTTCTCAATATTTCCTCCAATGTCAGGTGGTCAATGTTGCCACCTGATATTATTATGCCGGTTTTCCTGCCCCAGCCTGATATCTTGCCGGAAAGGAGGGCCGCTACGCCAACAGCCCCGGCACCTTCAACTACCTGGTGATGCTCTCTGAAAAGCCATACTATCGCTTTTGCGATTTCCTCCTCCGTCACCGCAACAAAGCCCTTTACTCTCCTTCTTGCAAGGTCCAAAAGGCTTTGGGGAATCCAACCCGTAAGGCCATCTGCCAAGGAGTCCTTATATTCCACCTCTACAACCCTTCCCGTGGGCCAAGATGCCACATAAGGCTGTGAGGAAACTGACTGGACTCCCCATATTTCAACGTCAGGACGAAGGGTCTTGGCTGCCAGGGCTATCCCTGAGATAAGGCCGCCACCACCTGCAGGAACTATGATTGTGTCTATCTCGGGCTCATCCATCATCATCTCCAGCCCTGCGGTGCCCGCCCCACAAATGATGTATGGGTCCTCAAAAGAGGAAATGTACGTCATTTTCTCCTCTCTCTCCAAACTGTGAGCTTTCGCTTCCGCATCGTCGTAAAAATGGCCTGCCACTACGAGGTCCACCCATGGACCACCGTACCTTTTTATGGCCTTTTTCTTGGTTTCAGGACACACCCCAGGCACGCATATGGTGGCCTTCACCTTCAGCATGGACGCTGCAATGGCTATGCCCTGGGCATGGTTTCCGCTCGAGGCCGTGACAACGCCCCTTTTCTTCTCTTCTTCGGTTAAGCTGAACATCTTGTTCAAGGCACCTCTCACCTTGAAGGAGCCCGTAAGCTGCTGATTTTCCCATTTCAAGTAGACTTCACCACCTGCAATCTCCGACAACGGCAGGGATTTTTCCGTTGGTGTATGCCGCACCTTCCCTTTTAGAAATCTTGCTGCAAGAAGCAGGTCTTTCATGGATGGGTTGATGAACATTCCTGCACCTCCTCGAATAATGCTTTTTCTGATAGTATAAACCCACTGCTAAGGAGGGTGAAGGATGACTTTCAAATTGGTGGTTTTGGATTTGGATGGGACCTTATTGCGTCCCGACAACAGCATATCTTCTAAGACTCAAAAGACAATCGCAGAGTGCATCAAAAGGGGAATTTGCGTTACCATAGCCACTGGAAGGCTTTTTCCCTCTGTCTTGCCTTTTGCGAAGGCATTGAACCTGAAAGACCCCCTCATAACAGCAAACGGCGCAGACATAAGAAACCCAAGAACCAACGAGCAATTATTTTTCCGGCCTATAGACTCCCGTACTGCCAGGGAATTAATGGCTTTTTTCAAGGACAGAGGGTGGTATATCCAGTCATACGTGGGAGATAACCTTTACGTGTACGAAAGAAACGAAACCGCTCTAGAGTATGGGAGACTCACATTCCTGGATCCCATAGAGCTAAAAGAAAAGCTTTTCACCTTGAACGAAAGCCCTACCAAGCTTTTATCTATAGCAAAAAGCCCTGAAGAGGCCGTACTCATACGTAAAGCTGTGCAGGAAGAGTTTGGCGAAAGGATTTATGCTGCAGTAAGCAACCGACTCTTCGTGGACATGGCTCACCCTGAAGTCAGTAAAGCCAGGGGAGTAAAGATCTTAATGGAGAAGATGGGCATTAAAAGCAATGAAATGATGGCCATTGGGGATTCGGAAAATGACCTTCCCCTCTTTGAGATGGCAGGTTTTTCGGTTGCCATGGGAAACGCTAGAAAAGAAATCCAGGACCGCGCAGATGCTGTAACCTCGCCTAACTATGACGATGGAGTAGCTGCGGCCCTGGAAAGGTACGTGCTCCAAGATCCTTAAAGCACCCTACGGGGCCCTTTGGGGACCCTCAAACCAAGGTTTTCAAGGCCTTTATGACCGTAGATATCTCCTCTTTTGTGTTGAAATACCCCACGCTGAGCCTCAGGGCTCCCTGGGGAAAACTTCCTAAAGTCTCGTGAGCCACCGGCGCACAGTGAAGGCCAGGGCGAGCCTCGATACCATACTCATCAGCCAACTTAAGGGCCAAGGTAGCGTTATCGCCATCTTGAGGGTTAACGGCGAAGACGCTGAGGCGCCCCTGCATGGTTTTTTTGCCGTAGAGGGTAAGCTTTTTCATATCCAATATTGCCTCAAGAAGAAGCTCTCCCAGCTTTTTTTCCTTCTCTCGTATGGTTTCCAACCCCGTTTTTCTTATCCATTCCAGGGCCGCTGAAAGTCCTGCAATGCCAGGCAAGTTGGGAGTCCCGGCCTCAAACTTGTCTGGTAGGCTCTCCGGCTGAACTTGAAGGTGGGACAAACTTCCCGTGCCTCCCTCCACCAAGGGCTTTACTCTCTCAGCAAAGGAAGGTTCCCATACTATGCCTCCTGTTCCCTGGGGCCCCATAAGGCCCTTATGTCCCGTAAAGCAGAGGGCAGCAAGACCAAGGTCCCTAGCGGAGATATCCAGAACCCCAGCGGTCTGGGCGCTATCCAAGACCAATGGAACGCCGTACTGCCTACACAACTTGGACACTTCCTCAATGGGTTGGATGGTTCCGCAGACATTGCTGCAGTGGCTCATGACCGCCAGGTCTTGGCCTTCTTTCAGGGCTTGTTCGAAGCGTTCCAGATCCAACGTGCCGTCAGAAAAACACGGCGAAACGGTAACCTTTACACCCCTCTCAGACTCCAGCCTTCTTAGGGGGCGCATCACGGCGTTGTGCTCCATAGATGTGGTAACCACCCTGCTAGAGGGCCGTAAAAACCCCTTCAATACTACGTTCAGGGCCTCGGTGACGTTGGATGTGAAGGTTACGTACCTGGGGTCTTCGTCCTTGTAGCCGCCGAAGAAGGATGCCAGTCTCTCCCTGGTCGTTGTAACCAAGTCCAAGGTCTCCAAGTCCCTAGAACTGGAGGAACCTCTGGCCAGGTTGGCCCCAGAGCTGGTCATGAACTGGTACATTGCCTTTGGCACCTCTTCAGGTTTTGGCCATGAAGTTGCCGCGTTGTTCATATATATTCCCATCTCTTTCACCTCCTTTTCTTGCTCTTTATAAACTCCTGCTCGGCAATTTTAACACTATTTTTGCTGAAAAATCCGTTCTTTACGTATATAATTATTACCTAGTGGGGGTTTTTATTTTTGTTTTTCTGTTTATTCAAGATAGGAGGGGAAATGGTGAAAAATTCAAGACTATTAAGGTTTTCCGTTCAGGGAGTCTTTCTGGTCCTTCTTACCTGGATAGGCTACAGACACCAGGTTGTAGGCGGAGGTCCTTCCGGAATACCTCCGGTGGATGCTTTTTGTCCCTTTGGAGGGTTGGAGGGGCTTTTTCAAGTTATGACCTCCGGGGTTTGGCTTCGGAGGCTTGCTCCGAGCTCTTTGATTCTTTTTCTGCTCCTTGTTGGCGTTACTTTGGTGCTTGGAAGGGCCTTTTGCGGCTGGATTTGCCCCCTTGGAACGTTGGGGGAGTGGAGCGCCTCTTTGGGGCGGAAAATGGGCATAAAACCCAAAAAGCTACCCAAAAGCATAGATGGCCCTCTGAGATACCTTAAATACCTCATTTTGGCGGCCATAATTGGGGGAACTTGGAAATTGGGCACCCTGGTATGGAGAAATTATGACCCTTGGGTTGCATGGATGCATCTTTCAGCGTTTTTCGAAGCATTTCCAGAAAAACCCGGAGGCTTTATTGTGCTTTTTTTGACGGTCATAGGGGCCAGCTTCTTCATAGAAAGGTTTTGGTGTAGGTATTTATGCCCTCTGGGCGCTTTTCTCGCAATACTTCAAAAGGCTTCTTTAACCAAGATAACCAGAAGTGAGCGAAGCTGCGTTCACTGCCATAATTGTGGAAGATCCTGCCCTGTGGAGCTTGACCCCGAAAATGTGGAGGTAGAAAGGAGCGCAGAATGCATAGCCTGCGGTAGGTGTGCAGAAAACTGCCCCATAGATGGTACTCTCTTTTTCGGGATCAAGAAAAAGAAGCTATCTGTTTCGCTGGTGGGGCTTGCCACGGTGCTTTTGCTCTTAGGAGGCATAGCAACAGCTAGGTTAAGTGGCCTTTGGCAAACCTTTGCTCCCATACCTTCTTCCATAACAGGCCCTGCCGCCGTAGATTCCCTGTACGGATGGATGACCATAACTCAGATGGCAGAAGTCCTCCATGTAAGCCCCAAGGAGTTCTTAAAGCTCGGAGGCCTGGATGAATCGACTCCATTGGACGTAAGGGTCAAAGATATCCCCGGTATAGACGATGAAGCTCTCAAGGAGCGCATCAGGGAGGCTCTATCTGCTCAGGAGGCCTCTAAAAAGACGTCCTCCTTCATTCCTTCCCCAGAGGAAATAAAAGGAAGCATGACCATGAGACAAGTAGAGGAAATCTACAAGGTCCACGGAGAGGAAGTCTTCACCCTGGCTGGATGGCCTGACAACCTCAGCAAAGAAAAACCTCTCAAGGACCTTGCAGTTGAACTTGGCAAGGAAGTGAGCCAGATAAGGGATGCCGTAAAGAAATTGCTTGAAAAAAACCAGTAAAAAGTGTTAGTAGCTATTGACTTTTGTTGACTTTTATTTTGTTTCTTTTTACTATCTCTAAAGTTTTAAGTGCTATATCCCGTCCTGCAAAGGGGCGGGATATTTTTTTTGCCGTCTCTGAAAGTCTCTTCATCTCTTGGAACGAAGAGAGTATCATGTTCGCCTTTGATGCGGCCCTTCTGTATTCGAACAGGACCCTTGCTGCTTGTCTGTCCAAAAGATAGTCGCTGTTTCTCTGTTCTTGGCCGGGTATTGGGTCCGTCAATATTATGGGTTTACCCATGCACAAAAGTTCGGAGGTTGAAAGGCCGCCAGGTTTCATAAAGACTAAGTCGCTGGAAGCGTAATAGTCTATTATGTTGTCCACGAACCCCTTCACTTCCACCCTTGAAATATCTTCCCACTGGCTTGAAAGTTTCTGAAAAAGTTTTTCGTTATTGCCGCATATCACCGTTATCAGGGCATCTGTGTCTTTGTAGAGGGATACTAGGACCTCCTCGATGGGGCCCACACCAATGCCGCCTCCCATCACCAGAATGTGGCTAGCCTTGCTGTCTATGCCCAGTTTTACCCTGCCTTCCTCCTTACTTGGGGGGGATGAATAGATGGGATCAACGGGTATGCCCGTTAGAAAGATCCTTTCAGGCTCCAGGTCATCGGCAAGACACTGTTCCAAAGTCTCCTCTGATGCCACAAACCAGGCATAAAATGCAGGATTACGATGGAAAACATGGCTCAGGAAATCGGTGTTAACGTAGCAGACTGGAATTCGGTCTTTAAATTTATCCAGCACAACCTGGGAACCGAAAAAATGGGTGAATAAGACAGCATGGGGGGCGAAGTTTTCAAGTTCATCAAGGAGGCTTGCGGTGTTAACCTTCTCAGTCAGTTCAGCAAGGGTGGCGAGAACTCCATCCCTTGCTGAGGGGTTATCCATGGTATCGTAAAAGTACCCCCACAGTTGGGGCATTTTCCTAACTAGCTCCAAGTACGACCTGGTGTATATGCCCCTTACTATGGGAGAGTAGAAGGAAAGGGTATCCAAGCACAAAACCTCTACATCTGGAGACACCGTGCCAAACCATTTAGCAAGAGCTTTTGCTGCCGTCTTATGTCCCGTTCCTACCGAAGCATACAATATAGCTACCCTTATCTTAGTCATATACATCCCTCTTTCAGTCTAATCTTTTATGCCCTTCAAAAGATCCCCTAGAGTGGGCCCTGCGCTCTGCTCTTGTTCCTTTACGGCCTTGATAGCCGACTGTAAGGAATCCTTTATAAGCTCCTCGCTGTAGTTAGGAGGAAAGTAGAGGGCGGCTGCGTCAGCATGTCCACCTCCTCTTACCTTTCTTCCATCTTTTAGAAGTCCTACAATGCGTCCTGCCAAGGCATTCCTGCTTCTGAGGGAGACGCTCCAATCTCCCTGGGGTCTTCTGTTGGCCACCGCTACCAGAAGAGGAGGATTTTCCATCTTGTCCAGAACTAGCCCGCAAAAGTCCGATACGTCACCAAACTCCAAAATATTCGGCTTTACGAACATCAGGTCCTTGTCTGCTCCAGATATCTCCTCTAAGGCCCTCTTGAAGCGTTCTTCCTGCATCTTCACGAATTGGGTGGTACCTTCATGTTCCCAGCGGGCCAATTTAGGGCTTGGATCCGCAGCAAGCCTGGCAAAGAGGCTGTAG
The DNA window shown above is from Thermovirga lienii DSM 17291 and carries:
- a CDS encoding chromosome segregation ATPase (PFAM: CobQ/CobB/MinD/ParA nucleotide binding domain~COGs: COG1192 ATPase involved in chromosome partitioning~KEGG: aco:Amico_1852 cobyrinic acid ac-diamide synthase~SPTR: Sporulation initiation inhibitor protein Soj) → MKAVAVANQKGGVGKTTCCVNLAAELGRKGKKVLVIDMDPQGNSTSGLGIDAKAVKKNVYHLVLDKAKPKDVIIPTEWEGVWALPATLDLAAAEVELAGVISRETRLARHRGAFKDFDLVFMDCPPSLGLLTVNALVAADTLLVPLQCEYYALEGLSQLMRTVNLVRRYLNEELELGGLVLTMFDARTNLAREVAEEVKRRFNDILFETIIPRNIRLSEAPSHGKPIGYYDPSCSGAKAYSSLAEEVIGRWLEKRS
- a CDS encoding 16S rRNA m(7)G-527 methyltransferase (PFAM: rRNA small subunit methyltransferase G~TIGRFAM: 16S rRNA (guanine(527)-N(7))-methyltransferase GidB~COGs: COG0357 S-adenosylmethionine-dependent methyltransferase involved in cell division~InterPro IPR003682~KEGG: aco:Amico_1853 methyltransferase GidB~PFAM: glucose inhibited division protein~SPTR: Ribosomal RNA small subunit methyltransferase G;~TIGRFAM: methyltransferase GidB); its protein translation is MKIIKIKAEIHIEDIMPEIQRNEDTLETYVHILSAMNSTSRLTGERDPSKIWNEHLLDCGFSLPLIPEIGSAVDVGTGGGLPGMLWAICRPHLNVYLLDSVHKKCAAVGEMIRNLGLKNAFVVCDRAEIFAAENRERFSAAATRAVGHLGLCAEYMSPLVMKGGILLCFKGPKVEEELKEVGPSWNKLGLSEPEIYSYRLGEKNLFLVVWKKEEYCPKTFPRKPGRAQKLHWWRCVR
- a CDS encoding protein of unknown function DUF296 (PFAM: Domain of unknown function (DUF296)~COGs: COG1661 DNA-binding protein with PD1-like DNA-binding motif~InterPro IPR005175: IPR000225~KEGG: kol:Kole_2012 protein of unknown function DUF296~PFAM: protein of unknown function DUF296~SPTR: Putative DNA-binding protein); this encodes MGSTLVRSGNIISLRLEDGSDLLPELKHLLEKEAVKGAVILSAIGMLRNFTIGWLGPEGYVKKEYNEPYELLSISGTVNIMEDGGVFIHPHAALSGRDHSTVGGHLFSGVVHNTLEAVLLVPEGVSYYRKELEEGGYKKFCPQREEN
- a CDS encoding nuclease (SNase domain-containing protein) (PFAM: Staphylococcal nuclease homologue~COGs: COG1525 Micrococcal nuclease (thermonuclease) homologs~InterPro IPR006021: IPR002071~KEGG: aco:Amico_1854 nuclease (SNase domain protein)~PFAM: nuclease (SNase domain-containing protein)~SMART: nuclease (SNase domain-containing protein)~SPTR: Nuclease (SNase domain protein)) encodes the protein MGLPAEAYLQEAFAVKVYDGDTIEVILPDGSKKKVRYLGIDTPELHHPQRGEEELGKIAAAFNAQLVMKKAIILEVDVQPYDRYGRLLAWVWLSPKNKDLLVNEIITRNGLAMPFTLSPNVKYTDRIIRAFRLAFKERKGFWDKACRRVFTSEQAWNELPSLAGKFITLKLTIREIERSSNKVSLVDMNGKMRVVIYNDDLPRFSKTKFEKNLTLYVAGKLRTSFQGGQMKLADPIQIIKMKH
- a CDS encoding hypothetical protein (KEGG: aco:Amico_0231 AsmA family protein~SPTR: Putative uncharacterized protein), producing MKKYMKILFVSLSIAFIAFGGGVLYLSQKDVAVDYAKASAQRMASEKLGATLSVGKISGNPIRGYTVSGISLNKDGILITKARGLSLKLDPLALLLGKTKVRSVKLSGGEIFADNLPSLFTGQEEKTLEKLPDIKLSIVQSTIRTKESSVGLDSVRLSSSNGALSLHGKVSFKGLSSELEGRGSFKNGKLSLERFKATIGKGNIEVKGDIYPTVACTGKVSDLDLEVVSFLWPALKDKGFSGSFSTSLEIEGPWREVGLRGSLSMDKGQIWGIPVEGLRSNWWSRGRKLWFEDISGFANNSKVSGKLGMLFSALPPELYFDLDVQDGELVQWTKTFPWLGFASGSIEKAHIGFAVKRGKVVGPARVEASSVTMAGQPIENLTATLDFKENYTSLVTISGRWLDAPVAGSGIIRIKEGPYFDFTLSGKGIALNKARTIVPVEGMKLEGLAGGTVRISGTPGKISSDGKLWSEKIRVMGHLIENPAVEFAYSNSMLQVKDLSATWNSLPIRGSGKISGLGTQKASLLFSGTGGKVNLSKVLQAAGISIPNLKGEVSTSWKVTGSISNPDISLSFSSSFIKGPYDIELSDITMWTDLPLSAISQRTPTAKISFKAQKGSLRGLHTGPISGKASYSQKEVLLEGLSLSLWDSQLTAKGKILMPQKEKEAPHMEFEGSVEKANLAKMGEPFKLPLKGTLNGTFKVTGSLLSPEVAASFLCDELTFRDYSFSNAEGQISVKDGIAKIVKGTARIGEGTVSVKGSFPIKKEKDADLSLSIEGNNLDLALFTKESRQARAMNLGGLINLAVEASRSRGDWSGSGEINSDTIKLHGLTISNFHAPLSFSGDFLKVYKAKGTFYGGSATADALFNLRTGKWSAMIATSNTNIEGVVKDALSLKGKVTGKGDLNLNLEGSFTKPMPIKGNGRFSAKDGEISDFKAIKIIAAPHGLSSIRYSNVETYFNILGNTLTLMPGSRMTAYPQDPLYRYLTADGTLGPGSSINLNCSGNINMQTLNALVGAIQGIMGSDIQNPQELLSGLLGGLVGGLSKQDFRDVSFHVSGTWEKPMISNIKVYSPAKSQPIPEDNTDPSVKDDQTKVNINIPTNGSDESVGDQLKQQILEQIFKQSVPSE